A single region of the Pogoniulus pusillus isolate bPogPus1 chromosome Z, bPogPus1.pri, whole genome shotgun sequence genome encodes:
- the LOC135173516 gene encoding proteinase-activated receptor 2-like: protein MARRHGMCLLLLFCALLGVALPAVSESGGTAISKGRSFAGRKVPDKSNASEELYEVDAVAAEALTGKLTTVFLPIVYVIVFIIGLPSNAMALWVFFFRTKKKHPAVIYMVNLALADLLFVVWFPLKIAYHVHGNNWLFGEALCKVLVGFFYGNMYCSILFMTCLSVQRYWVVVNPIVHSRKKSEIALGISLAIWILILLVTIPLYRVNQTAYVSNLNITTCHDVLPENVLAHDMFNYFLSLAIGLFLIPAIITAVAYILMIKSLNASISDISTGKKRKRAIKLIIVVLSTYLICFTPSNVLLVVHYLLLKTYGQSYLYVSYITALCLSTLNSCIDPFIYYYISKDFRDNLKNALLCRSVRTTRRMQVSLSSSRHLKKSNSYSSNSNGTTKSSY from the exons ATGGCTAGGCGCCACGGGATGTGCCTGCTGCTACTGTTCTGTGCGTTGCTGGGAGTCGCCCTTCCTGCAG tttcagagagtggtggaactGCCATTTCAAAAGGAAGAAGTTTCGCTGGCCGGAAAGTTCCAGATAAAAGTAATGCCTCTGAAGAGTTATATGAAGTGGATGCAGTAGCAGCGGAAGCCCTCACAGGAAAGCTGACTACAGTTTTTCTTCCCATTGTCTATGTCATTGTCTTTATCATTGGTTTGCCAAGCAATGCCATGGCCCTCTGGGTCTTTTTTTTCAGAACAAAGAAGAAACACCCGGCTGTGATTTATATGGTTAACCTGGCACTGGCAGACCTTCTTTTTGTTGTCTGGTTCCCACTGAAAATTGCATACCATGTACATGGCAATAATTGGCTTTTTGGGGAAGCTCTCTGCAAAGTACTTGTTGGATTTTTCTATGGAAATATGTACTGTTCCATTCTCTTTATGACATGTCTCAGTGTGCAAAGATATTGGGTTGTAGTGAACCCCATAGTGCATTCAAGAAAGAAATCTGAAATTGCTTTGGGTATCTCCCTTGCTATTTGGATACTGATTTTGTTGGTCACCATTCCATTGTATCGTGTTAATCAGACAGCTTATGTTTCAAATCTTAACATCACTACCTGCCATGATGTGTTGCCTGAAAATGTTCTGGCTCATGATATGTTCAACTATTTCCTCTCACTTGCAATTGGACTCTTCTTAATCCCAGCTATCATCACTGCTGTGGCTTACATACTAATGATTAAAAGTCTGAATGCTTCTATCTCAGACATAAGCACAGGGAAGAAACGAAAAAGAGCAATTAAACTCATTATTGTTGTCCTCTCCACATACCTCATCTGTTTTACGCCTAGCAATGTGCTGCTTGTTGTGCACTATTTGCTCCTCAAAACGTATGGGCAGAGCTATCTCTATGTGTCGTACATAACTGCACTGTGTCTTTCTACCTTGAACAGTTGTATTGATCCCTTCATCTATTACTACATTTCAAAAGACTTCAGAGACAACCTTAAAAATGCTCTTCTTTGTCGAAGTGTGAGAACTACACGGAGGATGCAAGTGTCCCTTTCATCCAGCAGACACCTCAAGAAATCAAACTCTTATTCTTCAAACTCAAATGGGACCACTAAATCATCCTACTGA